Proteins found in one Balaenoptera ricei isolate mBalRic1 chromosome 18, mBalRic1.hap2, whole genome shotgun sequence genomic segment:
- the MRPL57 gene encoding large ribosomal subunit protein mL63: protein MFLTALLRRGRIPGRQWIGKHRRPRPVSAQAKQNMVRRLEVEAENHYWLSRPFLTVEQERGHAAARRAAAFQALKAAQVARFPAHRRLEDQLGHLKVTGKWS, encoded by the coding sequence ATGTTCCTGACCGCGCTCCTGCGCCGCGGCCGCATCCCCGGCCGACAGTGGATCGGGAAGCACCGGCGGCCGCGGCCCGTGTCGGCGCAGGCGAAGCAGAACATGGTCCGCCGCCTGGAGGTCGAGGCGGAGAACCACTACTGGCTGAGCCGGCCCTTCCTCACGGTCGAGCAGGAGCGCGGCCACGCGGCGGCCCGCCGGGCGGCCGCCTTCCAGGCGCTCAAGGCGGCGCAGGTGGCCAGGTTCCCCGCGCACCGACGGCTGGAGGACCAGCTCGGCCACCTCAAGGTCACCGGGAAGTGGTCCTGA